The proteins below come from a single Thalassotalea ponticola genomic window:
- a CDS encoding TIGR03986 family CRISPR-associated RAMP protein, with translation MIQVQAPYHFVPLSKWVYMPDWAHLVSHDVPFENGISGIIKYHLTNHTPLCVGHSKDQQNVLRFARNPKGQPIVPGSSLKGMLCNVMDIAAFGKFNQVDDFTLSYRDIASKGGNKSAYLKLLDGTGSQPGWIKYNSDKEVWEFTKCKVAKIHHDEIEKYLDIKICNKDKAIKKYSKLPLTQTVKAIISDPKGVKKNQWAENLGMGNTEGHCVFTNQRILGQGKPESYEFSYFFFAKNDKVTSDQIGEQVKNLFANHRSVEETVNGVKYDQSDYLIKHAHPEHGIPVFALMMQNKVHSFGFARMPRVSYTNSNHDLIKNLSKEHMEDAYFSLTELIFGTLRDKGFGLKSRVQFSDAVMTNKETSMISSPLVLAGPKPSFLGAYIEQPEPEEYHSYGYLDSKETAKVAGWKRYPVRQEFKENPPSNDNLNVQTRLELLSENHTFEGQISFHNLKREELAALVWVLTLNGSSAHFHTLGHGKPLGAGAVQFDLQLNPEQLRANRGVLTNITVHGLVEEFTTHMNEQLKQGKWLETPQLKHLLALSDSYISHENDFLYHELKDFQKIKNAKASIESLSYNGVNLSRTERAPDKMGSLSFGRGRLSALFDSESNHHREMLELAEESETIHERKKQKSEQRAKAQKLADAPPVEKACGELQLIVDGQDAFNSTEQKNAAKQIRNVLKSLKTLAESDELTSEQVKQVLSIAQQITIKPGDVQKLTKWLSQQ, from the coding sequence ATGATTCAAGTTCAAGCCCCTTATCATTTTGTTCCGTTATCAAAATGGGTCTATATGCCTGATTGGGCTCATTTAGTGAGCCATGATGTGCCTTTTGAAAACGGAATTTCAGGCATCATCAAATATCATTTAACTAACCACACGCCGTTGTGTGTAGGTCACAGTAAAGACCAGCAGAATGTTTTACGCTTTGCGCGAAACCCAAAAGGTCAACCCATAGTTCCTGGTTCATCCTTAAAAGGCATGCTATGCAATGTGATGGACATTGCAGCGTTTGGGAAATTTAATCAGGTAGATGACTTCACCCTGTCTTATCGAGATATTGCGTCAAAAGGTGGTAACAAGAGCGCTTACTTAAAATTGCTTGATGGAACAGGTTCTCAGCCTGGCTGGATAAAATATAATTCAGACAAAGAAGTGTGGGAATTTACCAAGTGTAAGGTAGCGAAAATCCATCATGATGAAATTGAAAAGTATCTTGATATCAAAATCTGTAATAAAGATAAGGCAATCAAAAAATATTCGAAGTTACCGTTAACGCAAACTGTTAAAGCAATAATATCGGATCCTAAGGGTGTAAAGAAAAACCAATGGGCCGAAAACTTAGGTATGGGCAACACCGAAGGGCATTGCGTATTTACTAATCAACGCATACTTGGTCAGGGTAAGCCGGAAAGCTATGAATTTAGTTACTTTTTCTTTGCGAAAAATGACAAAGTCACAAGTGACCAAATTGGTGAGCAAGTCAAGAACTTATTTGCTAATCACCGTTCGGTTGAAGAAACAGTGAACGGTGTGAAGTATGATCAAAGTGATTACCTTATCAAGCATGCGCATCCCGAACATGGCATTCCTGTGTTCGCATTAATGATGCAAAATAAAGTACATTCATTCGGTTTTGCTAGAATGCCACGAGTAAGTTATACAAACTCTAATCATGATTTGATTAAAAATTTGTCAAAAGAGCACATGGAAGATGCATATTTTAGCTTAACAGAACTCATATTCGGTACGCTACGAGACAAAGGTTTTGGCCTCAAAAGTCGAGTTCAGTTTTCGGATGCGGTGATGACCAATAAAGAGACATCAATGATATCAAGTCCATTGGTGTTGGCAGGACCCAAACCGAGTTTCTTAGGCGCGTATATAGAGCAACCAGAACCTGAGGAATACCATAGTTATGGTTATCTAGACTCTAAAGAAACGGCAAAAGTTGCGGGCTGGAAACGCTACCCGGTAAGGCAAGAGTTTAAAGAAAATCCACCGTCAAATGACAATCTGAATGTTCAGACTCGATTAGAATTACTCAGTGAAAATCATACTTTTGAAGGTCAAATTAGCTTTCATAATTTAAAGCGAGAAGAGCTAGCGGCGTTAGTGTGGGTATTAACACTTAACGGTTCTAGTGCTCACTTTCACACCTTAGGCCATGGTAAGCCGCTTGGTGCAGGCGCGGTGCAGTTCGATTTACAATTAAACCCTGAGCAGTTACGCGCTAATCGCGGTGTTCTAACGAATATAACCGTGCATGGATTAGTGGAAGAGTTTACGACACATATGAACGAACAGTTAAAACAAGGTAAGTGGTTAGAAACACCGCAATTAAAACATCTACTTGCCTTGTCAGATAGTTATATTAGTCATGAAAATGACTTTTTATATCATGAGTTGAAGGATTTTCAGAAGATCAAGAATGCCAAAGCATCGATAGAATCTTTGAGCTATAACGGTGTTAACCTCAGTCGCACAGAGCGTGCACCTGATAAAATGGGCAGTTTATCGTTTGGTCGTGGTCGTTTGTCTGCTTTGTTCGATTCAGAGTCTAATCACCATCGTGAAATGTTAGAACTTGCCGAAGAATCCGAGACAATACACGAGAGAAAAAAACAGAAATCTGAGCAGCGAGCTAAAGCGCAAAAACTCGCCGATGCACCACCTGTTGAGAAAGCGTGTGGCGAACTGCAATTGATAGTTGACGGACAAGATGCCTTTAACAGCACCGAACAAAAAAATGCGGCGAAACAAATACGCAACGTGTTAAAGTCGCTTAAAACACTAGCTGAAAGTGACGAGCTGACATCGGAGCAAGTTAAACAGGTATTATCAATAGCGCAGCAAATCACCATAAAACCAGGTGACGTGCAGAAGTTAACTAAGTGGCTGAGTCAGCAATGA
- a CDS encoding RAMP superfamily CRISPR-associated protein: MANTENRKCTDITVVKLVLETASPMAINSGLREVGFDNQLVRDVNGLPTIPATAFAGVWRHLATSTLANKLDIDHYFGFTSKSQSNGAIESAAARIVVSNGRILDSNNQVVENYQSPEKIADDPILSICLHERPMYRERVSINDRGVAKDTGKFDQILLPKGIRFALTIKVKQALNSDLDLLLGVLNDKRFALGSSTRNGLGQIKVVNSDVININLAEGIKAGERLQSVLSQPCSNNNDLAKPQYHTHTLGLLATVPLQGLDYWRCGRGSELLGSVPSSGSVGIMTYSETCVRWVDNKAKVTERIPVFCGSSIKGILAHRIAYHYRRHTDQWAESMATASHDDWQTRPQAVNELFGYATDGQQDDDGAWLNKGQAGRLVVLDSIINYDPENITIRTHNTIDRFTGGVRKGALYSEELIYQPTFTVHVYITPGEALPIELQHAIRDTFDDIRLGMLSMGAGSGRGSSAVQLQSEQTMTFNSHLLGE, translated from the coding sequence ATGGCAAATACTGAAAATCGAAAATGTACTGACATTACCGTGGTAAAGTTAGTTCTTGAGACTGCAAGCCCTATGGCTATTAACTCAGGATTGCGCGAAGTAGGCTTCGATAACCAGCTCGTTCGTGATGTTAACGGCTTGCCGACAATTCCTGCAACAGCATTTGCGGGTGTATGGCGACATTTAGCAACATCAACACTTGCAAACAAACTCGATATTGATCATTACTTTGGCTTTACTAGCAAGAGTCAAAGCAACGGCGCTATAGAAAGCGCTGCTGCACGAATTGTTGTGAGCAATGGTCGAATATTAGATAGCAATAACCAAGTTGTCGAAAATTACCAGTCACCAGAGAAGATTGCTGATGACCCTATATTGTCAATCTGTTTGCACGAACGTCCTATGTATCGAGAACGGGTGTCTATCAATGATCGAGGTGTGGCTAAAGATACAGGTAAGTTTGATCAAATTTTACTTCCTAAAGGGATTCGATTCGCGCTTACTATAAAAGTCAAACAGGCCTTGAACAGTGATTTAGATTTACTTTTGGGTGTACTTAACGATAAGCGTTTTGCGTTGGGTAGTTCGACACGTAATGGCTTAGGACAAATTAAAGTCGTTAACAGTGACGTAATCAATATTAATCTAGCTGAAGGTATAAAGGCTGGAGAAAGGTTGCAGTCAGTGTTATCACAACCGTGCAGTAATAATAACGATCTTGCGAAACCTCAATATCATACTCATACCTTGGGCTTACTGGCCACTGTTCCTTTACAAGGCTTAGATTATTGGCGTTGTGGTCGAGGAAGTGAGCTTTTGGGTTCTGTACCTAGCTCGGGATCGGTAGGCATTATGACGTATAGTGAAACTTGTGTCCGGTGGGTAGACAATAAAGCGAAAGTGACAGAGCGTATTCCAGTATTTTGTGGTTCCTCTATCAAGGGGATCTTAGCACACCGCATTGCTTACCATTATCGTAGACATACCGACCAGTGGGCTGAAAGTATGGCAACCGCAAGCCACGACGACTGGCAAACTCGACCACAAGCAGTAAATGAATTGTTTGGTTACGCGACAGACGGGCAACAAGACGATGATGGCGCATGGTTAAACAAAGGGCAAGCGGGTCGTTTGGTCGTATTAGATAGCATCATTAACTACGATCCTGAAAACATCACTATCAGAACTCACAATACCATTGACCGCTTTACGGGCGGGGTGCGAAAAGGTGCTCTGTACAGTGAAGAATTAATTTATCAACCGACATTTACTGTCCATGTTTACATTACTCCAGGTGAAGCGTTACCCATTGAATTACAACACGCAATCAGAGATACATTCGATGATATTCGCTTGGGCATGTTATCTATGGGCGCCGGCAGTGGCCGAGGCTCCTCTGCAGTGCAGCTCCAATCGGAGCAAACAATGACATTTAATTCACATTTGTTGGGAGAGTAA
- a CDS encoding RAMP superfamily CRISPR-associated protein, which translates to MSKLQIKFDIQSFWHIGCAEEGGAYVDSLMLKDRNGLPYLPGRAVKGLLRSAFSLAESKGWFQAPEELSNLTDYIFGSEGEGLATQGLLTIDSASLGQNEMEFFVSNNGAAEQLFDVHFSTAINENGVAQEGSLRSMEVAVPMVLVCDIDIQENSLKPLIGVETIKSWLKSVCPLVSEFGAKRTRGYGQVVVTAE; encoded by the coding sequence ATGAGTAAGCTACAAATAAAGTTTGATATCCAAAGCTTTTGGCATATTGGGTGCGCAGAGGAAGGCGGTGCTTATGTCGATAGTTTAATGTTAAAAGACCGAAATGGTTTGCCCTACCTTCCAGGAAGAGCAGTGAAAGGCTTATTACGCAGTGCTTTTTCACTTGCAGAGAGCAAAGGGTGGTTTCAAGCACCCGAAGAGTTGTCCAATTTAACGGATTATATTTTTGGCTCAGAAGGCGAAGGTTTAGCTACCCAAGGCTTGTTAACGATTGACAGTGCGAGTTTAGGGCAAAATGAAATGGAGTTTTTTGTAAGCAACAACGGTGCAGCAGAGCAACTTTTCGATGTTCATTTCTCTACCGCAATCAATGAAAACGGTGTCGCACAAGAGGGTTCACTTCGTTCAATGGAAGTAGCTGTGCCGATGGTATTAGTATGTGACATTGATATTCAAGAAAATTCGTTAAAGCCCCTGATTGGTGTCGAAACGATTAAAAGTTGGCTCAAGTCGGTGTGCCCATTGGTTAGTGAGTTTGGTGCTAAACGAACCCGTGGATACGGTCAAGTAGTCGTAACGGCGGAGTGA